A stretch of DNA from Synechococcus sp. JA-3-3Ab:
GCCGCATCGCCGTAGTGGTCAATGAGTTTGGCGAAGTGGGCATCGACGGCGAACTGCTGCGGGATTGCCAACTCTGCGAGGGAGGGGGCTCCATCCCCATTCTGGAGCTGGCCAACGGCTGCCTCTGCTGCACGGTGCAGGAGGAGTTCTTGCCGACCATGGAGGCTCTGCTGCGGCGGCGGGCAGAGCTGGACTGCATCCTGATTGAGACTTCAGGATTGGCCTTGCCCAAGCCGCTGGTGCAGGCTTTCCGCTGGCCCACCATTCGCACCGGCGCCACGGTGGATGCGGTGATTGCAGTGGTGGATGGCCAGGCCCTGGCTTCTGGGCAACTGGTGGGGGATCTGGCGGCGCTGGAGGCGCAGCGTCAGGCCGATGAGAGCCTGGATCACGAGACTCCCATTGAGGAGCTGTTTGAGGATCAGTTGAGCTGCGCTGATTTGGTGCTGCTGAGCAAGGTGGATCAGATCACGCCGAAGGAGCGAACCCAGGTGGAGAGCTGGCTGCGGCAACAATTGCGCCCTGAGGTTCGAGTTCTCCCCTGTGAGCGGGGCCAGGTTGCCCCAGAAGTGCTCTTGGGCTTCCAGGCGGCGGTGGAGGATCAGTTGGAGCGCCGCCCCAGCCACCACGACTTCGAGGAGGAGCACGAGCACGAAGCTTTTGAGTCTTTCTGCCTCAGCCTGGAGGGCAGCTATGAGCCGGGATCCCTAGTTGCCCAACTGCGTCAACTGGCTCAAGAGGAATGCCTCTACCGGGTAAAGGGGTTTGTGGCCGTGCCCCACAAGCCGATGCGCCTGGTGCTGCAGGGGGTGGGATCCCGATTTGAGACCTACTACGACCGCCCCTGGCGCCCGCAAGAGCCGCGGTTGACCCGCCTGGTGTTCATCGGCCAGAGGCTCGACCGGGAGCGCATTGCTGCTCAGCTTCAAGGCTTGGCTCACAGAGAAGCAGTGGCCTCTGCCGGCTGATCCCTGTCGGGATCCCTTACCCCTGGGGAGAGGGGAGTTGCGTGACTCTATCAAAGGTGGCCTAGAGGTAGGCGTCGAGAAGAGAGGCTACGGTAGGGAAGCGGCAGGGCAAGCCCAGCGCTGCTGGGGAGAGGGCCGGATAGACAAAGTGGCGGTGGCGCAGGCAGTACTCATCCCAGGCCGAAAGTCGCACCCGAAGTAGGAAGGCTAGGGTGCGAAATAGGCCGATGGGCAGGGGCAGGCGGAAATAAATCCGTTTTTTAAAATAGGCGCACACCTGCTCTACGCATTCATCCACCGACAAGGGGGGGTTGCCCAACACCCAATCCCCTCCCCCCGGCGGATGGGCCACCCAATGGGCCACCATCTCGGCCACATCGGCAGCGTGGATGAAGTGGAAGCTGGCATCCACCCGCAAAAAGCGGATCAAATCCAGCCAGCGGAGCACCTCCTTGAGGCCGGCGGTGATGTGGGAGTAGGGGTGGTGGGGGCTGCCGCCAAACAGCAGGGTGGGGTAGAGGGTGAGCAGGCGATCTGGCCAGAAGCTGCTTTCCTGCCGTCGCAGCAGCATCGCGTACTTGCTGCGGATGTAGTCGGTGCCGGCCTGGCCGGCGATGGCCAAAGGTTCTAACGCTTGATTCAAAAGGCTGGCAGTGGAAAAGTAGATCACCTGCTGACAGCGCTCCGGATCCAACAAGCTGAGCAACTCCAAGGTGTGGGTGACGTTCACCGCCCAGGTCAGGGTGGGATCCCCCCAAGCCGCCGCCATGTGGATCAACCCATCCATCTGCCGCAGCAGGGCGGCGTGTTCCCGAATGCGCAGGAGATCGCCGGCCACCAGGGTGATGGGGGCAGGCAAACGCTCCGGGGGCAACCGCAGGCGGCTGGGGTTGCGGATAAGAATGTACAGGTGGTAGGCGGGCTGCTCCGGAAACTCGGGATCCCTTTGTTGGGCCAGGCGCTCCAACACATAATGCCCCAGACAGCCGCTAGCGCCGGTAAGAAACAGGTTTCGCAAGAGATCTTCCCAACGGCAACTCATCGAAAAAGCTTCTGACTAGTCTACCGCCTTAGCTTGCGCCTGCCGGATTGGCTTAACCCCCAATTTCCCTAACGGGCAACTGCGCCCTGTTCCAAGCCAGGCAGCAACCTGGAAATTTGGCCGCGAGAATGGCAGCATAGTTCGACAGGGATCCCACTCCCAGGGAGATTTGGACCTCGCTCAACTCGACTTCTGCCTGTGGCCGCAACCTCTTCTCCCCCTGCTGGACGGGTGTTCAGCCTTTGGCCTCCCCTAGCCCTTGTTTTGCAGCGGCTGGTCCAAGCGGTGCCGGTGCTGCTGCTGATCACGGTGCTCAGCTTTTTGCTCCTGCAACTGGCCCCCGGCGATTTTTTGGATCCCTTGCGGGCGGATCCCAGTATCAGCCAGGAGTTTATCGCCCAGGAAGAGGCGCGGCTGGGCTTGGATAAACCCTTGCTTTGGCAGTATTTGACCTGGTTGGGCAATCTGCTGCAGGGGGATTTTGGCGTCAGCTACACCTATCGCGTGCCAGTAGCGCAGCTCATCCTCTCCCGCGCCGGCGCCACCCTGCTGTTGGCAGTGTGCTCCGTTTTGCTGACTTGGATGATCGCCATTCCGCTGGGGATCCTGGGGGCGCTGCAGCAGAACACTCCTCTGGATCGGGCGTTGCAGTTGCTCAGCTACCTGGGGCAGGCCATGCCCAGCTTTGTGCTGGCCATTTTGCTGCTGATCGTGGCCCAAAACGTGGGCTGGCTGCCGGTGGGCGGGATGACCAGTGTTTATTTTGCCGAGCTGGGTTGGGGGGGAAAGCTGCTGGATCTGGGCCGTCACCTGCTCTTGCCCACGCTGGCCCTGAGCATCACCAGCTTTGCCGGGCTGCAGCGGATTACCCGCGGCAACTTCTTGGACGTGCTGCGGCAGGAATACATCCAGGCGGCGCGGGCGCGTGGGATCCCGGAATGGCGGGTGATCTGGCTGCATGCATTGCGCAACGCCGTCAACCCCTTGATCACGATCTTGGGCTTTGAGTTTGCCAATTTGCTCAGCGGCTCTTTTATTGCCGAGTTTTTCTTCAACTGGCCGGGGCTGGGCAAGCTGCTCTTGGAAGCGGTCCAGAGCTTCGACATCAACGTGGTGATGGCCGGGCTTTTGCTGGGGGCCGTGATGCTCATTCTGGGCAATTTGTTGGCCGATCTGCTCTTGATGTGGGTGGATCCCCGGATCCGACCTGAGTCTTTGCTTTAGGGGCTTTGGATCCTTCCCCAAGAGCTCAGGTTTCCTGTTGTACATTGGGTTCAAGTTGGAAAACGAGGGATCCCCCATGCACTTTCAACCCGACGGCGCTCTGGACGACAGCTTACCTGGGGTAGCTGCGGAAGCAGTGGTTTGGAATGCGCTGCGGCAGGCCCTGGGATCCGATCCCGGCTACCTCCTCCATCAGTTCAGTATCTATAACCATCAGGGCCACGTCACGGCCAAGCCCGACATCCTATTGATTCATTTTGAACTGGGCTTTTGGGTTTTCGAGTGTAAGGGCTGCAACCTTTACAATATCGAAGCCATCGACGGCAGCCAGTGGCGCATGCGGGAGTGGCACAGGGAAACCGAGACCCCCTTGGGGCAGGCCGATAACCAAATGTTTCAGATCAAGAATTGGCTGCAGCAAAATCCGGAAACCCGGCCTCTCCAAGCTCGCGTTGCCTGGCAATATCGGCTGGCTTTGCCTCGCATTCGGCGACAAGAATGGCAGGAGCGCTTCGGGGATCCCCCGTTTCTCGGGGCGCTGCTTTTTGCAGATGATTTGGAGCATCCAGAGCAGTTGCGGCAGACTCTGTATGCGGCCAAAAAGGCCAATGGCGCTCCTCTCAACGCCACAGAATGGGAAGTGATCCTCAAAACGTTGGGAATAAAGTTGGGGGATCCCGGCGATGACCCAATATCTTACAGCTACGATCCCCAGGCGGTGATCCGTCGCGTCCAAGAGCAGATCTTTAAGCTTGATGAAGACCAACGCAAAATTGCCACCCAATATCCTGAGGGGCCACAGCGGTTGCGGGGCCTGGCGGGGACAGGCAAAACGGTAGTCTTGACTCGCAGAGCGGCCAAGATCCACGCCGACCACCCCGATTGGGACATTGCGGTAGTTTTTTACACCCGCTCTCTCTATCACCAAATTCGCGAGCAAATCTCAAAGGTCTGTCAGAGCAAGTTTGACCTTGAGCCGGACTGGAAAAAGATCCAGGTGATGCACGCCTGGGGATCCCAAAATCAAACTGGGTTCTATCGATTGCTCGCTAACGAATGTGGCTTAACGCCCAAAAGCTTGGAGCGGGCAAAGGCAGAGCTAAGGGATAAAAATGACTATACAACTGAGCCCTTCGACTACGTCTGCGAAAAGTTAGAAAAAGAAGCCAAGGAAATCCCTCAGCTCTTCGATGTTATTTTGATCGATGAAGGTCAAGATTTGCCCCCTGCCTTTTACCGTTTAGCCTATCGGGCTTTACGGGATCCCAAACGGCTCTATTGGGCCTATGACGAAGCCCAGGGCATTGGCTCGCTGACGGTGCCAGGAATAGCCGAGCTATTCGGGCGCGACGAGACAGGCAAGCCCAAAGTGCAGTTGGGAGGGCGGGCCACTGTGTTGCCCCATTGCTACCGCACTCCGAAGATTATTCTCATGGCTGCCCATGCCATCAACATGGGTCTTTTGCGTGGAGACCAGCCTTTGCAGGGAGTTACTCAAAAAGGGCAGTGGGAAAATTTAGGTTACGAAGTGGTAGAAGGCGATTTTCGTAAGCCTGGATCCACAATTACCCTCACCCGCAAGGCTTGCCATCCCATCGATCAAGAAGACTTTGAGCCCAAGGTGGATCCGCAATCGCTGCTAATCTGGCGCACCTTCCCTTCTGAGGAAGAGGAGCAGAATTGGATTGCCCAACAAATCGAGCGCGACCTGAAGCAGTGGAGTTTTCAGCCGGAGGATCTCCTGGTTACCGGTGTAGGCAGCTTCAAGAAGAGCAGACCTTATTGGGAAAGCCTGAAGGCCAAGCTCAAACAAAGAGGAATTAGAGCTCTCATAGCCGGCGAAGATGCCGGTCAGGATATTTTCCGCTTGCCGGGGCATGTCACCCTAGCGGGGATCTTCCGGGCCAAAGGCAATGAAGCTTGGAAAGTCTACGTTTGCCAGTTTCAAAACGCCACCGAACCGGGGCTCAGTGTGGAAGAGCAACTGCGCCGGCGCAACCAAGCTTTTGTGGCCTTGACACGCACCAAGATCTGGTGTGTCGTGACAGGGATCTCCCCCCAAGACCACCTGGCCCCCGCCTTTCAAGAGCTGCAGCAGGCCAAGGAACAGTACCCCTATCTACGCTTCCCGGCCTTTAATAAGGGATCCCTGCGGCGAATTCATGAAATAGATCCGGACTCGGAAGGCGTCTGATAGGCTACCATCTGCCCTCGAGCGAGCTCAGCTCTGCCATCGCTTTTGCCATGTCGTCCAAGTCGTTTACTCGCTCCTCAATAGCTGCAAGAATTTCGTCGTAGGCGGTGGCAGAAACGGAGCTGAAGCCCAGGGATCCCTTTCCAAACCCAGAGGGGTGGGCGGCAAAGTTGCTGCAGCCTGTTGCTTGGCGAGCTTGATTAAGGCGGGCGATCTCTTGGGCCAAAAGATCCCGTTTGCAGCGGAGTTGGTCAATTTTCGCAACGTACTCTTTCAAAAGTTGTACAAGCTCTTGTTTTTTGGCTTGCAAGTCTTCTATTGAGGCTTTTAGATTCTGCTCTTCTGTACGCAATTGTGAAAGCAATTCTTGCTGAGCTTGGATCTGGGATCCCAACTCAAAATAGGTTTGAGCATCAGTTCCATCGCCGGCTTTCTCTTCCTGCCGAAGGGGTGTCCAATTGGCAAGAGCAGCCCGCAGATCGGCCAGCTCGTTTTGCAGGTGCTGTAAACCTAGCTCTTGCCGGCTTTTGAGGTGCTCCAGAGATTGCTCCAGCAGGTGGATTTTGGCTTTGGACTCACTCCCAGCCAGGGCGGAGGCGAGGTAGCCGGTCATGCCCGTAGCCAAAGCGGCTGCCCCCGACTGCCACAGGGATCCGCCGGATCCCAGGCTGCCGAGGGCCACGGCAAGGCCAGCCAAAGCGGGAAAAGCATTGACCCAAAGCTGGCGAGGGGGAGAAGACGGCATCGTCGGCCCCAGAAACAGGTTTTCATTGATCCTAACTGCTGTTTGGGGAGGTTTCCTCACCCGCAGCCCTTCTCCCTTGAGGAGCTAGCAACGCAACTTGCAGCAACAGGGCTGCCGGGATCCCTTAGCCGATGCTGAGGCTGCTGATGTTGCACCGTCCCAGGGCAGGTGCCGTTCGCCTCACCAAGCCCGTCAGCACATTGCCAGGGCCGATTTCCCACACCTCTCGGATGCCGTCGGCGGCCATCTGCAGCACCGTTTCTCGCCAGCGGACTGGGGCAGTCATCTGAGACAGCAGTGCCTGCTTGAGGACCTGGGGATCTCGGCTAGCGGCAGCCGTGCAATTGCTGTAGACCGGCACTCGCGGAGCCTGAAAGTCAACCTCGCGCAAGGTGTGGGCAAAGGTTTCCGCCGCCGCCTGCATCAAGGGCGAGTGGAAGGCGCCGCTGACTTTGAGGGGAACGGTGCGCTTGGCCTGCAACTGCTCACAGATGGCCTGCACCCCCTCGACCGAGCCGCTGATCACGACCTGATCCGGGCTGTTGTCGTTGGCAATGACCACATCGGGAGTCATCTGGCACAGGTGCTCCAGCTTGTCGCGATCAAACCCAATCAGCGCCGCCATGCTGCCGGGGGGATCCCCTGCAGCTTCCATCAACTGGCCCCGCAGCGCCACCAGCCGCAGGCCAGTCTCAAAATCAAATACCCCCGCGGCGTAGAGGGCGCTATATTCTCCCAAGCTGTGGCCGGCTGTACAGGCGGGAGCCTGACCCTGAGCGTAGAGATAGTCCGTCAGCAGGGCCGATACAGTGAATAAAGCCGGCTGCGTGTAGCCGGTCTGATGGATCTGCTCTTCCGAGAGCGCCAGGGGATCCCATCCCAGCACCTCGCGGGCCACAGCCAACTTGCGGGCCGCCCCTGGCCAATCTTGTAAATCCCTTCCCATGCCCACGACTTGGGATCCCTGACCGGGATAGATCCAGGCAACGCTCATCAGTTCAATACTCTCCAACTCATCTGCCCCAACGAAAGACAATTGCTCCCCAGGTGAGGCCGGCGCCGAAGCCAGCCATCACCCCCAAATCCCCAGGGCCAAACCGCCTTTGGCCAATCCAGTCGGCCAGCGCAATCGGCACCGAGGCGCCGGAGGTGTTGCCGTAGCGCTCCAGAACGCTGGCCACCCGCTGGGGATCCAACTGCAGCCGCTTGGCCACAGCATCGAGGATGCGCTGGTTGGCCTGGTGGATGAAGTAGCCTTGCACGGCTGCTGCGGCAATCCCAGCTCGAAAGAGAGCCTTCTCGATAATCTCCGGCACCGCTTGGACGGCGAACTTGTACACCTCACGGCCGTTCATGGCGATGGGGCAGCAGCGGTATTGACCCACCTGCAGGGATCCCACCAGGGGCCTGGCCTCGGTGGCCATGGCCAGGCTGAGCAGCTCGCTGCCACTGCCATCGCTGCGCAGCTCGATGCTGAGGATGCCGCCGTCCCCCTCTCTTGCGGCTTCCAGGACCACCGCCCCTGCCCCGTCCCCAAATAGGACACAGGTGGTGCGATCTGTCCAGTCCACTGTGCGAGAGAGTACGTCCGCCGCCACCACCAGCGCCCGCCGGTACAGCCCGGTTTGCAGAAACTGGGCCGCCGTGGCCACAGCAAACACAAACCCTGTACAGGCTGCCGTCAGGTCAAAAGCCACCGCCCGTGTCGCCCCCAGCGCTGCTTGCACCCGCGGAGCGGAGCCGAAGCGATCGACGCCGGTGGAGGTGGCCAGGAGGATTAGATCCAGCTCCTGGGGCGGGATGCCGGCCTGCGCCAGGGCAGCCTTTGCCGCTTGCGCCGCCAAATCCACCAGGCTGAGGTCGGGGGGCAGGATGCGCCGTTGGCGAATGCCGGTGCGGGGCCAGATCCACTCGTCGGAAGTCTCCACGATCTGGCTGAGGTCGTCGTTGCTCAGGCAGGGAGTCGGCAGGGCAGCCCCCACCCCCACCAGCCGCACGCTCGGGAGGCCATTGCTGGGCATGAACGCTATCCTTCCACCCGATCCAGGGATCCTACCGGCAGGGCTTCTGGACTGGGGTTAGAGGCTGAGGCCAGAGGAGGAGCATTCTCTCCGGCATTGACTTTGGATGGGTGAGAGTCGGCCATTTCCGCTTGCAGCCGCTGTAGGATCTTCTGCTCCGCCGCCTCTTTGGCCAGGCGAATGGCATGGTAGACCATCGCCGCCTTGGAGCTGCCGTGGGTAATGACGCAGATGCCGTTCACCCCCAGCAACAAAGCGCCGCCGTATTCCACATAGTCCATGCGCCGCTTCACCTGCTTCAGATTGGGCTGCAGCAGCCAGCAGCCCAGCTTGCCACGCCAGCCGCGGGGCAACTCCTCCCGCAGCACCTGGGTGATCACCTGGCCGACGCTCTCGGCAAACTTGAGCAGGGCGTTGCCCACAAAGCCGTCGCACACCACCACATCAAAGTCCCCCGTCAGCACGTCTCGCCCCTCGGCGTTGCCGGCAAAGTGAATCCCCGGCAACTGGGTCAGGCGCTGATGGGTGGCCAGGGCCAGGTCGTTGCCCTTGTTGGGCTCCTCGCCAATGTTGAGCAGGCCCACCCGCGGCTTCTCAATCCCCAGCACGCACTGGCAGTAGAGGGATCCCATGCGGGCAAATTGTTCCAAGAAGCGGGGCCGGCAGTCCACGTTGGCTCCCACATCCAAAAGCAAGACCGGCTTGCCCTTCAAAGTGGGCAAAAGAGCACCGATGGCCGGGCGGTCGATCCCCGCCAATCGGCCCAAGTTGAGGTAGGCAGCGGCCATCGTAGCCCCAGTGTTGCCGGCAGCCACCACTGCATCTGCCTGCTTGGCGCGCACCTGTTGCATGGAGACGTTGATAGAGGCTTGCGGCTTCCTGCGCACCGCCAGGGGCTCTTCCGCCATGCCCACTACCTCCTCAGCGGGCACGACGGTGATCCCAGGAGGCAGGGGCCGGGGCAAGAAAGGCTCAA
This window harbors:
- the cobW gene encoding cobalamin biosynthesis protein CobW, coding for MHKVPVTVITGFLGSGKTTLIRHLLLNNQGRRIAVVVNEFGEVGIDGELLRDCQLCEGGGSIPILELANGCLCCTVQEEFLPTMEALLRRRAELDCILIETSGLALPKPLVQAFRWPTIRTGATVDAVIAVVDGQALASGQLVGDLAALEAQRQADESLDHETPIEELFEDQLSCADLVLLSKVDQITPKERTQVESWLRQQLRPEVRVLPCERGQVAPEVLLGFQAAVEDQLERRPSHHDFEEEHEHEAFESFCLSLEGSYEPGSLVAQLRQLAQEECLYRVKGFVAVPHKPMRLVLQGVGSRFETYYDRPWRPQEPRLTRLVFIGQRLDRERIAAQLQGLAHREAVASAG
- a CDS encoding NAD-dependent epimerase/dehydratase family protein, producing MSCRWEDLLRNLFLTGASGCLGHYVLERLAQQRDPEFPEQPAYHLYILIRNPSRLRLPPERLPAPITLVAGDLLRIREHAALLRQMDGLIHMAAAWGDPTLTWAVNVTHTLELLSLLDPERCQQVIYFSTASLLNQALEPLAIAGQAGTDYIRSKYAMLLRRQESSFWPDRLLTLYPTLLFGGSPHHPYSHITAGLKEVLRWLDLIRFLRVDASFHFIHAADVAEMVAHWVAHPPGGGDWVLGNPPLSVDECVEQVCAYFKKRIYFRLPLPIGLFRTLAFLLRVRLSAWDEYCLRHRHFVYPALSPAALGLPCRFPTVASLLDAYL
- a CDS encoding ABC transporter permease, which translates into the protein MAATSSPPAGRVFSLWPPLALVLQRLVQAVPVLLLITVLSFLLLQLAPGDFLDPLRADPSISQEFIAQEEARLGLDKPLLWQYLTWLGNLLQGDFGVSYTYRVPVAQLILSRAGATLLLAVCSVLLTWMIAIPLGILGALQQNTPLDRALQLLSYLGQAMPSFVLAILLLIVAQNVGWLPVGGMTSVYFAELGWGGKLLDLGRHLLLPTLALSITSFAGLQRITRGNFLDVLRQEYIQAARARGIPEWRVIWLHALRNAVNPLITILGFEFANLLSGSFIAEFFFNWPGLGKLLLEAVQSFDINVVMAGLLLGAVMLILGNLLADLLLMWVDPRIRPESLL
- a CDS encoding DEAD/DEAH box helicase, whose product is MHFQPDGALDDSLPGVAAEAVVWNALRQALGSDPGYLLHQFSIYNHQGHVTAKPDILLIHFELGFWVFECKGCNLYNIEAIDGSQWRMREWHRETETPLGQADNQMFQIKNWLQQNPETRPLQARVAWQYRLALPRIRRQEWQERFGDPPFLGALLFADDLEHPEQLRQTLYAAKKANGAPLNATEWEVILKTLGIKLGDPGDDPISYSYDPQAVIRRVQEQIFKLDEDQRKIATQYPEGPQRLRGLAGTGKTVVLTRRAAKIHADHPDWDIAVVFYTRSLYHQIREQISKVCQSKFDLEPDWKKIQVMHAWGSQNQTGFYRLLANECGLTPKSLERAKAELRDKNDYTTEPFDYVCEKLEKEAKEIPQLFDVILIDEGQDLPPAFYRLAYRALRDPKRLYWAYDEAQGIGSLTVPGIAELFGRDETGKPKVQLGGRATVLPHCYRTPKIILMAAHAINMGLLRGDQPLQGVTQKGQWENLGYEVVEGDFRKPGSTITLTRKACHPIDQEDFEPKVDPQSLLIWRTFPSEEEEQNWIAQQIERDLKQWSFQPEDLLVTGVGSFKKSRPYWESLKAKLKQRGIRALIAGEDAGQDIFRLPGHVTLAGIFRAKGNEAWKVYVCQFQNATEPGLSVEEQLRRRNQAFVALTRTKIWCVVTGISPQDHLAPAFQELQQAKEQYPYLRFPAFNKGSLRRIHEIDPDSEGV
- the fabD gene encoding ACP S-malonyltransferase, which codes for MSVAWIYPGQGSQVVGMGRDLQDWPGAARKLAVAREVLGWDPLALSEEQIHQTGYTQPALFTVSALLTDYLYAQGQAPACTAGHSLGEYSALYAAGVFDFETGLRLVALRGQLMEAAGDPPGSMAALIGFDRDKLEHLCQMTPDVVIANDNSPDQVVISGSVEGVQAICEQLQAKRTVPLKVSGAFHSPLMQAAAETFAHTLREVDFQAPRVPVYSNCTAAASRDPQVLKQALLSQMTAPVRWRETVLQMAADGIREVWEIGPGNVLTGLVRRTAPALGRCNISSLSIG
- a CDS encoding beta-ketoacyl-ACP synthase III, giving the protein MPSNGLPSVRLVGVGAALPTPCLSNDDLSQIVETSDEWIWPRTGIRQRRILPPDLSLVDLAAQAAKAALAQAGIPPQELDLILLATSTGVDRFGSAPRVQAALGATRAVAFDLTAACTGFVFAVATAAQFLQTGLYRRALVVAADVLSRTVDWTDRTTCVLFGDGAGAVVLEAAREGDGGILSIELRSDGSGSELLSLAMATEARPLVGSLQVGQYRCCPIAMNGREVYKFAVQAVPEIIEKALFRAGIAAAAVQGYFIHQANQRILDAVAKRLQLDPQRVASVLERYGNTSGASVPIALADWIGQRRFGPGDLGVMAGFGAGLTWGAIVFRWGR
- the plsX gene encoding phosphate acyltransferase PlsX; this translates as MRIAVDAMGGDYAPEEIIKGALLAHRYLQVGIALVGRPDALEPFLPRPLPPGITVVPAEEVVGMAEEPLAVRRKPQASINVSMQQVRAKQADAVVAAGNTGATMAAAYLNLGRLAGIDRPAIGALLPTLKGKPVLLLDVGANVDCRPRFLEQFARMGSLYCQCVLGIEKPRVGLLNIGEEPNKGNDLALATHQRLTQLPGIHFAGNAEGRDVLTGDFDVVVCDGFVGNALLKFAESVGQVITQVLREELPRGWRGKLGCWLLQPNLKQVKRRMDYVEYGGALLLGVNGICVITHGSSKAAMVYHAIRLAKEAAEQKILQRLQAEMADSHPSKVNAGENAPPLASASNPSPEALPVGSLDRVEG